A single genomic interval of Oceanithermus profundus DSM 14977 harbors:
- a CDS encoding phosphoribosylanthranilate isomerase, whose amino-acid sequence MEPVRAKVCGLTRAEDALAAERLGAWAVGFVFAPSKRRVTPEQAAAIGARLGPFVARVGVFVDAPPAEVLEVARRARLSAVQLHGEEPPEWAEALRRHLPVIKAVRLAGPPDPALVAYPADALLVDGPRPGSGEAYDWGWLEPLADHPRLIVAGGLTPERLPELFTRVCPYAVDVSSGVESAPGVKDEARMRAFLQRVRRGCG is encoded by the coding sequence ATGGAGCCGGTGCGCGCCAAGGTGTGCGGCCTCACCCGCGCGGAAGACGCCCTCGCCGCCGAGCGGCTGGGGGCCTGGGCGGTGGGGTTCGTCTTCGCCCCTTCCAAGCGGCGCGTCACCCCCGAGCAGGCGGCGGCCATCGGGGCGCGGCTGGGCCCTTTCGTGGCGCGGGTGGGCGTCTTCGTGGACGCGCCGCCGGCCGAGGTGCTGGAGGTGGCGCGGCGCGCGCGCCTCTCGGCGGTGCAGCTCCACGGCGAGGAGCCGCCCGAGTGGGCCGAGGCCCTGCGGCGCCACCTGCCGGTGATCAAGGCGGTGCGGCTTGCGGGGCCGCCCGACCCGGCGCTCGTGGCGTACCCCGCCGACGCGCTGCTGGTGGACGGGCCGCGGCCCGGAAGCGGCGAGGCCTACGACTGGGGCTGGCTCGAGCCGCTGGCGGACCATCCCCGCCTGATCGTGGCCGGCGGGCTTACGCCGGAGCGCCTGCCCGAGCTCTTCACGCGGGTCTGCCCCTACGCCGTGGACGTCTCGAGCGGCGTGGAGTCGGCGCCGGGGGTGAAAGACGAGGCGCGGATGCGGGCTTTTCTACAGCGGGTGCGCCGGGGCTGTGGATAA
- a CDS encoding response regulator transcription factor has product MNPAHPEPTPEDPKRILIIEDDPEIASLLQAELGEAGYRVDWAPGGMQGLVKLREDPPHLIVLDLGLPDLDGSEIARRAKQHGDVPIIVLTATDAVERKVQLLLGGADDYLTKPFHPAELLARIQVQLRRGEGGEVRRVGDLEIEVETRRVRAGGREVALSPKEFALLELLSSRPGRVFSRDEIARHIWGKPLETESNVVDVHVANLRAKLREAGAYGYLRTVRGVGYALRKPAS; this is encoded by the coding sequence GTGAACCCCGCACACCCCGAACCTACCCCCGAAGACCCTAAACGCATCCTGATCATCGAGGACGACCCCGAGATCGCCAGCCTGCTCCAGGCCGAGCTGGGCGAGGCCGGCTACCGGGTGGACTGGGCGCCCGGGGGGATGCAGGGCCTCGTCAAGCTGCGCGAAGATCCGCCCCACCTGATCGTCCTCGACCTGGGGCTGCCCGACCTCGACGGCTCCGAGATCGCACGGCGCGCCAAGCAGCACGGCGACGTGCCCATCATCGTGCTCACGGCCACCGACGCGGTGGAGCGCAAGGTGCAGCTGCTGCTCGGCGGCGCCGACGACTACCTGACCAAGCCCTTCCACCCCGCCGAGCTGCTGGCGCGCATCCAGGTGCAGCTGCGCCGCGGCGAGGGCGGCGAGGTGCGGCGCGTCGGCGACCTGGAGATCGAGGTCGAGACGCGCCGGGTGCGCGCCGGCGGCCGCGAGGTGGCCCTCTCGCCCAAGGAGTTCGCGCTGCTCGAGCTGCTCTCCAGCCGACCCGGCCGCGTCTTCAGCCGCGACGAGATCGCCCGCCACATCTGGGGCAAGCCGCTGGAGACCGAGTCGAACGTCGTGGACGTGCACGTCGCCAACCTGCGCGCCAAGCTGCGCGAGGCGGGGGCCTACGGCTACCTGCGCACGGTCCGCGGCGTCGGCTACGCGCTGCGCAAGCCGGCGTCGTAG